TGACTGTAGGACATGCATCAATGGCTTTCGAGGTTTTTGCAGATTGGTTTTTCTACATCGGGCTAGTGCTATTGATTTTAGGAAATGGAATGTTTAAGCCAAATATTTCTTCAATGGTAGGACAACTATACAAATCACAAGGTGAAGAAAAAGATGCAGGATATACTATATTTTATATGGGTATTAACGCTGGAGCTTTCTTAGGAATTTTACTATGTGGTTACATAGGAGAGAATATAGGATGGCATTACGGATTTGGTTTAGCTGGTATTTTTATGTTCTTCGGAATGTTACAATTTTACTTTGGTCAAAAGATTTTCGGAAAAATTGGATTAAGTGCTAAGGCAGAAACAGATTTTATTGATGAACGCGGCATACAAGCAGAGGAAGATTTATTAGAAAATAAGCCAGAAGAAGTTCCGGCAAATGTGACTCGTGACCGTATTATTGTTATTTCAATATTCGCATTGTTTACTACATTCTTTTGGTGGGCATTTGAGCAAGCTGGATCTTCAATGACCATTTTTGCAAGTGATTATACAGACCGCGCATTAACAGGAGATTCTGCCCTAATATTTAAAATAATTAATACAATTATAACAGTAGTGCCATTGTTGGTAATTACATATGTATTGGGAATGCTGTTCAAACAGACATTTAAAAAGTTTGCTTTATCTAATTTTTGGCTCGGATTAAGTTTTGCTATTATTTGGGGAATCGTAATTTGGATGTTAGTGAGAGAATTTCAATCTGATACTACAGAAGTAGCAGCATCTTGGTTCTCAGTTTTAAACTCATTATTTATCATTTTGTTTGCACCGCTATTTGCAAAATTTTGGCAGTCTAGATTTAATCCTACAGGTCCAATTAAGTTTGCTATGGGATTAATCCTTGTAGGTATAGGTTTTGCAGCTTTAGCTTATGGCTCTATGGATATACCATTAGGTGCTAAAACAGCTTCAGTAAGTATGATATGGTTAGTATTAGCGTTCTTACTACATACACTAGGCGAGCTTTGTTTATCTCCAGTAGGTTTATCTTATGTAAGTAAATTAGCGCCTGTAAGATTAGTAGGTCTTATGTTTGGTATCTGGTTTATCTCTAACTTCTTGGCAGGAGTTATAGGTGGATGGACAGCAAGTTTTATGGATCCTATATTAGACGAACATGGACTTTCAACATTCTTTTTAATCTTTACACTTATTCCAATTGGAGCTGGTATCATTATGGTACTTATTTCTCCTATTATTAAGAGAATGATGCACGGTATTAGATAATTAAAAACTTATTATAACATTTTATACTAATCCTATAACATTTACGTTATAGGATTAGTTTTTAAATGGAAACATTCTAAATAACGGAATGATTTTTGTTTAATAAACATTACATATTATGAAATACACACTACTCTTAGTTCTTTTAATATTTACTACAACGCTATCTGCTCAAGAAGTAGAATGGATGAGTATGAATGATGCATTAGAAGCACAAAAAGAAAATCCTAAGAAGATTTTTGTTGATGTTTATACAGATTGGTGTGGTCCTTGTAAATTAATGGATAAGAAAACGCTGCAGAATAAAGATGTGGCTAAGTATATTTCAAATAACTATTATGCAGTAAAATTTAATGCAGAAGGTACAGAAGAGGTTAATTATAACGACTTTACTTATACAAACCCAAATTATAATCCAGACAGAAAAGGCAGGAACAGTCAGCATTTATTTGCTCACGCTTTAAAAATTACTGGATACCCAAGTATTGTGTTTTTTGATGAAACAGGAAAGGTTATAGCTCCTGTAGTTGGTTATCAAAGCCCAACTCAACTGGAAGTTTACCTTAAAATGATTAACAATGACGACTATAAACGTTTAAATACTGCTGAAGCTTGGAATGCCTATAAAGACAATTTCAACTATAAATTTAAAAATTAATTACCCAAGCTAACCAGCTTACGGTAAGTGTTAGTAGGACTGAATAGTGCTAAGATGTTCAGTCTTTTATTAGGAAAGCTCCTTTTTCTCCAGTTGGATGAAAAGGGAGTTTTTTATGTTTTGCAGTAGCTTTCCAACGTTTTACATAGCTTTTATAATTATTTCCATCTGCTATAATACGTTCTGGAGAAATAGAGTCTATAAGTCTATTTAAATTAATTTTTGGAGAATTGCTAAGTATGATGGTAGCGTTATTAAAAGCAGAACTATAAACACCTAAACTATCAATCACGTAAATACGATTACCCTTAAATTGATAAACATTTTTTAAGGGAACTGTAGAAACTGAATCTAAGTGACTACCAACAATATAATTTGAAACTAACTGCTGAGTAAATGAAGTGCTACTTGAATCTTTAAGCGACACTTCAAAATGTTCTCCTTTTTTTAAACCAATAACGGTTTGAGCAGTTTGCTGAAAAACTACAAACTCCTCAGTAGTCTTTGCAGTGTAGGACTCATACATAAACCCAAGTTGAAAAATAACTACAGCACAAAGTATATAAATGAAGTTTGTAGGCTTAAAACGTTGTATGGATATTAAAATAGTACCAATTAAAACATAAGTAACTATAGTTTGAATTTCTGAAAATGGGATCTCCTTAAATACAAAAGAATTTTGTTGTGCAACCCAACTTATAACAGAATTCATAAACCCGATTACTAGCCTGAAGCCTTCAGCTATAAACGAAGGTAGAATACCCAAAAGGGCTAATGAGATACAAAGAAGCCCATACCCTAAAATGATGCCTAAAAAGGGAATTATGATAAGATTTGTAACAAAAAACAACCCTGGAAATTGATGGAAATAAAATAAACTTAAAGGCAATACGCCAATCTGTGCAGCAATAGTTACAGTAAAAACACCCCATAAGATTCTTGAAATATAATATTTAGGTCTAGGAATGAGTTTAGATAATTTAGGCTGCAATAGTATTATAGAAAATACAGCCAGATAACTTAATTGAAAGCCCACTGAAAATAAAAATTGGGGTTCCACTAATAGTATTACAAGTGCAGATAAAAACAAGGTGTTCAAAGTACTAGTTTTTCTTTTCAGATTTAGTGCAACAGCTAAAAATGAAAACATTGTAACTGCTCTAATAACCGATGGAGATAAACCTGCAATTATTGCAAAACACCATAAAAAGAGTACAATTAAAACAGTTTTAAAGACATTGCCGTGTTTAAACCTGAAAAGTGGTGATAGTATAAGTTGAAGTAGCATTAGTATAATACCAACATGCAAACCAGAAACAGCTAAAATATGTATAACACCAGCAGATGCGTAGTCGTCATACATATCTTTTGAAATGTCTTTTTTTTGCCCTAATAATAATGCCTTTATAACAGCAAGTTCGTCACCTTTAAAACCATTGTCAATTAACGCTATTTCTATGTTGTTTCTCAACGTGTTCGCAATACTATACATTGAAATTTTAACCTCTGAAAATTGAAATATCTCTCGGTTGCTAATACTTACCTGTGCTAATATATTTTGATGCTCAAGATATTTAGCATAGTTAAATTGATATGGGTTTTTGGGTTCTGTAACTTTAGATAGTGTACTCTTAAAGGCTAAGTATTCTCCAATATTATACGTAGGTTTTAAAGAGTCTTCTATGCGAACCTTAAGTAGAATTTTACCAGTAATGGGCTTATTGTTTATACGCTCAATATTGAAAATATAATTTTCTGAATAACTATAAGGCTTAAGCTGTTCTAAAACATGTCCTTTTAAAGTTAATGTGTTTTCATATGAAATTGAGTTTGTAAAATGATTCGGGTTGTTTTTAGGTTGGTTAATTTCCCAAGAAAACATTCCTATACAAACAAATAAGAAAAGTGCAGCTACACCAAATAAGGCATCTTGTTTCTTGCTTCGTTTAGACTTTATAAATAAAATAGTGAAAAATAGGACAGTACTACAAAGTAAAGTAATGACAGGCTTAAAGCTAATGGTAAACGTGTAGGCTATTAAAATACCAGCAATAATAGCTAAGGTGAGCTTTATGATACTGAAATTGAGCACTTTCATATTGAAAAGTAATCAATTTATTTTAATTTAGGTTATCTATAAAACGCGTCTAGCCATTACAAAAGCATTTTGCCAGTAAGCTTCGCTAAAATTAGATACAATTACACCTCTTGAACTTGTTGAGTGTATAAATAAAATATCTTCATCATTAAACCCTACAACTAATCCAACATGGTTTATAACCTTTCTATTTTTATTTGTTTCAAAAAATAATAAATCACCTTCATTAACTTCATCTAATTTTAAGCGAGTGCCTTGTAGAGACATTGCTCGTGAGGTTCTCGGCAACTCTACATCTTCAGTTTTAAAAGAAGTATAGACAAGACCGCTACAATCCATTCCGCGTTTTGTGGTGCCACCAAATTTATATGGCGTGCCTTTAAAATCTAATGCGTAGTTGGTGATTTTAGAAGCGCGCTTGTCTTCTTCGGTTTTTTCGACAAACACAACGTGTTCACTTTTTTTTGCATCCTTTTTGGTTCTTATAACAGGCTTGATCTTTTCTTGTTCTTTTACAGTAGTTACAACTCGAGGTTTAGAGCTACCGCAAGATGAAAACAAAACAAGAGCTAAAACAGAGATTAAAATTAAGCGCATTAAGAGTGGTGTAAAGTGAGTGTGAAATGTAATAAAAATATAAATTGATTATGAAATTGCATCAACAATTAGTTGTGCCGTTTTATCACTAGCTCCTGCACCGCCCAATTTCTTTTCCAAATCATAATAGTCTAAAAACAAGTTTTGTCTGTTTGTATCGTCTAAAATTATACTCAACTCTTTTTTTAATGTTTTGGTATTAAAATCACCTTGTATTAATTCTTTTACTACGGATTTATCCATAATTAAATTAACGAGCGAAATATATTCTAGGTTAATAACACGCTTAGCAATTTGATAAGAGATGGTACTACCTTTATAACAAACCACTTCAGGTACTTTAAATAATGCTGTTTCTAAAGTAGCTGTTCCAGATGTTACCAAAGCAGCTGTTGCAAGACTTAAAATATCGTAAGTCCTGTTCATTACTAAATTTACATTTTGCTTTTTAGTGAATTTAGAGTAGAACGCCGCATCTTGGCTAGGTGCTCCAGCAATTACAAATTGATAGTCTTTAAAATCTTTAGTAACGCTAAGCATAACCTCTAACATTTTAGATATTTCCTGCTTTCTGCTACCAGGTAATAATGCAATGATAGGGCGGTTGTCTAAATTGAATTCAGCTTTAAAATCAGATGGGTTTATAAGTTGTTTTTGCGCAATTGCATCAATAAGTGGATGTCCTACAAAATGCACCGGAAAATTATGTTTATCTTCATAAAACTCTTTTTCGAAAGGCAGTATAACGTACATAGCATCTACATCACGCTTAATATCTTTAATACGTCCTTCTTTCCAAGCCCAAATTTGTGGAGAAATGTAATAGTGTGTTTTGTAACCTTCAGTTTTAGCCCATTTGGCAATTCGTAAATTAAAGCCAGGATAGTCTACAAAAATAATAACATCTGGGTTGTAATTTGTTATGTCTTTTTTACAAAGCGTTATATTTTTAAGAATGGTTCTTAAGTTCATCACCACCTCAATAAACCCCATAAAAGCCAATTCTTTATAATGCTTTACCTGTGTGCCGCCTACATCTTGCATTAAATCGCCACCCCAAAACCTAAAATCGGCTTGAGGATCTTTTTTCTTTAAAGCTTTCATTAGGTTAGCAGCGTGCAAATCGCCACTGGCTTCACCAGCAATTATATAATATTTCATAGGGTATGTCGTATGGTGAAAATCACCTTAAAATTACAAAATTAACAACTAGTGATGGTTAATTAACCAAACTTCAGGATAGCAATAGCAATAGCCGTCATTAATGATACAATTAAAACGCCTTTAGCACGATGGTCTTTTTTCTTTTTGAGAAATACAAAAAATGGAAAGAAGTTAGCTACTGCTCCAAGTGCAATAAGGCTACCTAGAAATTCATTTTCTACAGCAGCATTAAAAGTGCTGTCTAAAGACTCATTAGAAAATATAAGGATGTATAAGATAGTTCCTATACAAGTTGCTATTAAACCAGTTACAAAACCAATTAATAATTCTTTTTTAATATCTATACTAGTCATTTAATTCCCAGCTATTTAAATCTTGAATAAAGTGATGTGCAGTTAAATCAAATTGAACAGGTACTACGCTCACGTAGCCGTTGCTAAGTGCCCATTCATCTGTATCTTCACCTTTATCTTCGTTAATAAATTCTCCAGTAAGCCAATAGTAATCTCTGCCTTGAGGGCTTTTTCGTTTATCAAAATCTTCTACCCAATGCGCTTTGGCCTGGCGGCATACTTTAATGCCCTTAATTTCTTTCTCTTTTAGTTTTGGAAGGTTTACATTTAAAACAACACCTTTGGGTAGGCCTTTGTCTAAGACATGTTCAGTAATCGCTTTTATGTATTTTTTACACGGTTCAAAGTCTGCTTCTAACGAATAATCTAATAAAGAAAATCCAATTGCCGGAATACCTTCTACACCAGCTTCAACAGCAGCACTCATTGTTCCGCTATAAATAACGTTGATTGATGAGTTTGAGCCGTGATTTACACCGCTTACACATAAATCTGGCTTTCTGTGTAAAATTTCTTGTGTTGCTAATTTAACACAGTCTGCAGGAGTTCCAGAGCAGCTATATTCCTTATGGTCAGCATCTTCTGTCATTTTAACGGGGTCGCAATATAGGGTGTCGTTAATTGTTATTGCGTGTCCCATAGCACTTTGTGGGCTATCTGGTGCAACAACCACTACGTTTCCTATGTCTTTCATGACAGATATAAGAGCTCGTATTCCAGGTGCTGTTATACCGTCATCATTGGTAACTAATATTAAAGGTTTTTTGTTAGCCATAAGTTGTAAGTTATAAAGCTGCAAAACTACTGAATTAATAATACCTAAAACTTATGAGTTAGTTAACAAATAATTGGCTAGCTTAGCAGATGTTGGCACGGTTTTTACCGTATATAAAATGAAAACGAAACAATGACCATAATCAGGATTATGAAAAGGAATTATAAAATATTAATAATAGGCTTGGTCTTTGCCATAGCCTCTTGCAGTTTCACAACTAAAAATTTTGAAAACGATAATAAAGATAAATTACTCATAGATCTTATTTCTTATGTGCTTAGCAAAGCCCATTATGATGCAAAAGATATAGATGATAATTTTTCTAAAGCAGTGTTTAATGATTATATAAATGCGTTAGACCCTTTAAAACGTTATTTCTTAGCTTCAGATATTGAAGAGTTTAAGGCTTATGAAGACCAAATTGACGATCAGGTAAATAATTTAGAAGTATCCTTTTTTTCATTAACTCATGAAAGATTGGTAGAGCGTATGAAAGATGCTAAGGCATTTTATCCAGAACTTTTAGAGAAGCCATTCAATTTTAATGAAGATGAAACCATTAATACAGATTATGATAACTTACCTTATGCAACCAGTAAGGAAGAACTAAAAGATAGATGGCGTAAGCAACTTAAATTTTCTACATTATCTACATATTTAGAAAAGCAGGAAGATCAAGAAAGAAGCGAAGATGAAGTTGCTAAAACAGATGAAGAATTAGAAGTTGAAGCTAGAGAAGTTACACGAACATCTTACCAAGAATATTTCGATTTTAATGATGATTTAGAGCGTAAGGACTGGTTTTCAATCTACATAAATGCTATTGTTGAAGAGTTTGATC
This region of Croceibacter atlanticus HTCC2559 genomic DNA includes:
- a CDS encoding C40 family peptidase, which codes for MRLILISVLALVLFSSCGSSKPRVVTTVKEQEKIKPVIRTKKDAKKSEHVVFVEKTEEDKRASKITNYALDFKGTPYKFGGTTKRGMDCSGLVYTSFKTEDVELPRTSRAMSLQGTRLKLDEVNEGDLLFFETNKNRKVINHVGLVVGFNDEDILFIHSTSSRGVIVSNFSEAYWQNAFVMARRVL
- the lpxB gene encoding lipid-A-disaccharide synthase — translated: MKYYIIAGEASGDLHAANLMKALKKKDPQADFRFWGGDLMQDVGGTQVKHYKELAFMGFIEVVMNLRTILKNITLCKKDITNYNPDVIIFVDYPGFNLRIAKWAKTEGYKTHYYISPQIWAWKEGRIKDIKRDVDAMYVILPFEKEFYEDKHNFPVHFVGHPLIDAIAQKQLINPSDFKAEFNLDNRPIIALLPGSRKQEISKMLEVMLSVTKDFKDYQFVIAGAPSQDAAFYSKFTKKQNVNLVMNRTYDILSLATAALVTSGTATLETALFKVPEVVCYKGSTISYQIAKRVINLEYISLVNLIMDKSVVKELIQGDFNTKTLKKELSIILDDTNRQNLFLDYYDLEKKLGGAGASDKTAQLIVDAIS
- a CDS encoding ComEC/Rec2 family competence protein, producing the protein MKVLNFSIIKLTLAIIAGILIAYTFTISFKPVITLLCSTVLFFTILFIKSKRSKKQDALFGVAALFLFVCIGMFSWEINQPKNNPNHFTNSISYENTLTLKGHVLEQLKPYSYSENYIFNIERINNKPITGKILLKVRIEDSLKPTYNIGEYLAFKSTLSKVTEPKNPYQFNYAKYLEHQNILAQVSISNREIFQFSEVKISMYSIANTLRNNIEIALIDNGFKGDELAVIKALLLGQKKDISKDMYDDYASAGVIHILAVSGLHVGIILMLLQLILSPLFRFKHGNVFKTVLIVLFLWCFAIIAGLSPSVIRAVTMFSFLAVALNLKRKTSTLNTLFLSALVILLVEPQFLFSVGFQLSYLAVFSIILLQPKLSKLIPRPKYYISRILWGVFTVTIAAQIGVLPLSLFYFHQFPGLFFVTNLIIIPFLGIILGYGLLCISLALLGILPSFIAEGFRLVIGFMNSVISWVAQQNSFVFKEIPFSEIQTIVTYVLIGTILISIQRFKPTNFIYILCAVVIFQLGFMYESYTAKTTEEFVVFQQTAQTVIGLKKGEHFEVSLKDSSSTSFTQQLVSNYIVGSHLDSVSTVPLKNVYQFKGNRIYVIDSLGVYSSAFNNATIILSNSPKINLNRLIDSISPERIIADGNNYKSYVKRWKATAKHKKLPFHPTGEKGAFLIKD
- the surE gene encoding 5'/3'-nucleotidase SurE, with translation MANKKPLILVTNDDGITAPGIRALISVMKDIGNVVVVAPDSPQSAMGHAITINDTLYCDPVKMTEDADHKEYSCSGTPADCVKLATQEILHRKPDLCVSGVNHGSNSSINVIYSGTMSAAVEAGVEGIPAIGFSLLDYSLEADFEPCKKYIKAITEHVLDKGLPKGVVLNVNLPKLKEKEIKGIKVCRQAKAHWVEDFDKRKSPQGRDYYWLTGEFINEDKGEDTDEWALSNGYVSVVPVQFDLTAHHFIQDLNSWELND
- a CDS encoding peptide MFS transporter, with product MEYRFGGSATNQKTVLGQPSGLFVLFFTEMWERFSYYGMRALLVLFLITNVLGDAEKGYAPGWGWERADAVILYGWYIGLVYLTPIIGGLIADKFTGYRKAVIIGAVIMTVGHASMAFEVFADWFFYIGLVLLILGNGMFKPNISSMVGQLYKSQGEEKDAGYTIFYMGINAGAFLGILLCGYIGENIGWHYGFGLAGIFMFFGMLQFYFGQKIFGKIGLSAKAETDFIDERGIQAEEDLLENKPEEVPANVTRDRIIVISIFALFTTFFWWAFEQAGSSMTIFASDYTDRALTGDSALIFKIINTIITVVPLLVITYVLGMLFKQTFKKFALSNFWLGLSFAIIWGIVIWMLVREFQSDTTEVAASWFSVLNSLFIILFAPLFAKFWQSRFNPTGPIKFAMGLILVGIGFAALAYGSMDIPLGAKTASVSMIWLVLAFLLHTLGELCLSPVGLSYVSKLAPVRLVGLMFGIWFISNFLAGVIGGWTASFMDPILDEHGLSTFFLIFTLIPIGAGIIMVLISPIIKRMMHGIR
- a CDS encoding thioredoxin family protein, coding for MKYTLLLVLLIFTTTLSAQEVEWMSMNDALEAQKENPKKIFVDVYTDWCGPCKLMDKKTLQNKDVAKYISNNYYAVKFNAEGTEEVNYNDFTYTNPNYNPDRKGRNSQHLFAHALKITGYPSIVFFDETGKVIAPVVGYQSPTQLEVYLKMINNDDYKRLNTAEAWNAYKDNFNYKFKN